From the genome of Kaistella daneshvariae, one region includes:
- a CDS encoding glycosyltransferase family 4 protein — MKLLYITNGITGAGGLERVLSIKASYLADHYNYEITILSLNEGSKTPFYNFSPKIKLRSISVLGNPLQYFIAYKNGLKQIVDEVQPDVISVCDDGLKGFFIPSLMKTKARFIYERHVSKLIEARADHGFLKSLSTKLKWMTMERMAKKFSRFVVLTEGNKQEWMSLKNVEVIPNPLSFYPEESSSLEEKTVICVGKISYQKGQDLLVSAWEKVWQTHPDWKLELYGYGNEDFLATEALQQKNIHHFPPEKNIMEKYLKSSIYVMSSRFEGFGMVLIEAMACGVPCVSFDCNYGPSDIIINNEDGILVKKESSTDLADQLLVLIENKDLRQKYGKTAKMNVLRFEQNVIAQKWDNLFKKVQEEI, encoded by the coding sequence ATGAAGCTTCTCTACATCACCAACGGTATCACCGGCGCAGGCGGACTCGAAAGGGTACTTTCTATTAAAGCGTCTTATCTGGCGGATCATTATAATTACGAGATCACTATTCTTTCCCTCAATGAGGGAAGCAAAACTCCTTTTTATAACTTTTCACCTAAGATTAAGTTGAGATCTATTTCTGTTTTAGGGAATCCACTTCAGTACTTTATAGCCTATAAAAATGGATTGAAACAAATTGTCGATGAAGTACAGCCCGACGTAATTTCAGTCTGCGATGATGGATTGAAAGGCTTTTTTATTCCTTCATTGATGAAAACCAAAGCGAGGTTCATTTACGAAAGGCATGTTTCAAAGTTAATCGAAGCAAGGGCAGATCATGGTTTTCTAAAATCATTAAGCACCAAACTTAAATGGATGACGATGGAGCGCATGGCAAAGAAATTCTCGCGATTTGTAGTGTTGACCGAAGGAAATAAACAAGAATGGATGTCCTTGAAAAATGTAGAAGTCATTCCTAATCCATTGTCTTTTTATCCGGAAGAATCCTCTTCATTAGAGGAAAAAACAGTAATTTGCGTGGGTAAGATTTCCTATCAAAAAGGCCAAGATCTCCTTGTTAGTGCCTGGGAGAAAGTTTGGCAGACACATCCCGACTGGAAACTGGAACTTTACGGTTATGGCAATGAAGATTTTCTTGCTACGGAGGCTCTACAGCAAAAAAACATCCATCATTTTCCTCCGGAAAAAAACATTATGGAGAAATACCTGAAAAGTTCAATATATGTAATGTCCTCGCGTTTTGAAGGTTTCGGTATGGTATTGATAGAGGCGATGGCATGTGGTGTGCCCTGCGTTTCTTTCGACTGTAATTATGGACCTTCTGATATCATTATCAACAATGAAGACGGAATATTAGTGAAAAAGGAAAGCAGTACAGATCTTGCTGATCAGCTTTTAGTCCTGATAGAAAATAAAGACCTGAGACAGAAGTATGGGAAAACGGCAAAAATGAATGTCCTGCGTTTTGAACAGAACGTCATTGCCCAGAAATGGGATAACTTATTTAAAAAGGTACAGGAGGAAATATGA
- a CDS encoding acyltransferase family protein produces MINKKIFRYDISFLRFLAVTFVVLFHFKVPFFDGGFIGVDIFFVISGFLMTLIILSGIKEKKFNLIQFYKKRVERIIPAMLFLIIVLSCFSFFLLKEDAKQLFRYALSSELFLSNIFYLRNSGYFDNSSQNNALLHTWSLSVEWQFYIIYPLILIALRKIYLTSKYIFVTFFFTLTTLSFFLMLYYVNRDTSLNFYSLSTRAWEMLLGGSVFILQANYKNFDFRKLRSPLIVLCFGILGLSVFLIDESMKWPSAVTLLPVFATAFILYLSTDYKFYKFKIFTFIGDISYSLYLWHWPFFVFFQYFGVHYNHFTIIILIICSVSFASVSYYLIEKNKKIKNVHLILCALCILSLFHFFFIKKGVDLLFIRKEPQFKNNISWDLQTRTNLSCNMGMNGKGNFNINNCLHINKQSPNILLIGDSHAGALALSINDVFNEKGINLMQMTYTGNGPLYKRSYDAKKFQQLTRLLFDDYLPANRKDVDLIIISMYYSENLDLLPDLERTMNILSKLKIPVLIIGENETYKLNYEQIQKLNFLYPTIQEQNYLDAKKADINVLLKEKYGDDYLEIYRKLKTSEGDQLYMFDTNHFTKFGADQVALKIMATKQILNILN; encoded by the coding sequence ATGATAAACAAAAAAATATTTAGGTACGACATCTCTTTTTTACGGTTTCTGGCGGTAACATTTGTAGTTTTATTTCACTTTAAAGTACCTTTTTTCGACGGCGGTTTTATTGGAGTAGACATATTTTTTGTGATTTCAGGTTTTTTAATGACACTGATTATTCTGTCCGGTATAAAAGAGAAGAAATTTAATCTTATTCAATTTTATAAAAAGCGGGTAGAGCGTATTATACCCGCAATGCTTTTCCTTATTATCGTTTTATCCTGTTTTTCATTTTTCCTTTTAAAAGAAGATGCAAAACAATTATTTCGCTATGCTCTATCCAGTGAACTGTTTCTTTCCAATATTTTTTATTTACGGAACAGTGGTTATTTTGATAATTCTTCCCAAAATAATGCGCTCTTACATACCTGGTCTCTTTCAGTAGAATGGCAGTTCTATATTATTTACCCTTTGATATTAATTGCACTTCGAAAAATTTATCTTACGAGCAAATACATTTTTGTTACATTTTTTTTTACCTTAACTACACTTTCCTTTTTTCTTATGCTATATTACGTTAATAGAGACACCTCCCTTAATTTCTATAGCTTATCAACCCGTGCCTGGGAAATGCTGCTTGGCGGAAGTGTATTTATATTACAGGCAAATTATAAAAATTTTGATTTTAGAAAGTTGCGCAGTCCTTTAATTGTTTTGTGCTTTGGAATTTTAGGGTTAAGTGTTTTTTTGATCGATGAAAGTATGAAATGGCCATCTGCAGTCACATTATTACCTGTGTTCGCCACGGCTTTCATACTGTACTTGAGTACAGATTATAAATTTTATAAGTTTAAAATATTCACATTTATAGGAGATATCTCTTATTCACTTTATCTCTGGCATTGGCCATTTTTTGTATTTTTTCAGTATTTTGGTGTGCATTACAATCATTTTACGATTATAATATTAATTATTTGTTCAGTTTCCTTTGCGAGTGTCTCCTACTACCTGATTGAGAAGAATAAGAAGATAAAAAATGTGCATCTAATTTTGTGCGCCCTATGTATCTTATCTCTATTTCATTTTTTCTTCATTAAAAAAGGAGTTGATTTATTATTTATCCGCAAAGAACCACAATTTAAAAACAATATTTCCTGGGATTTGCAGACAAGAACAAATTTATCCTGTAATATGGGAATGAATGGTAAAGGTAATTTCAATATCAATAATTGCCTTCATATTAATAAGCAGTCTCCTAATATCTTGCTAATAGGTGACAGTCATGCCGGTGCACTGGCATTATCTATAAACGATGTATTTAATGAAAAAGGTATAAACCTGATGCAGATGACTTACACTGGAAACGGACCACTATATAAGAGATCATATGACGCAAAAAAATTCCAACAGTTAACACGGCTTCTATTTGATGATTATTTACCAGCAAATAGAAAGGACGTTGATTTAATTATTATCTCTATGTATTATTCGGAAAATTTGGATTTACTTCCTGATCTGGAAAGAACCATGAATATACTGAGTAAATTAAAAATACCGGTACTTATTATCGGAGAAAATGAGACCTATAAACTCAATTACGAGCAAATTCAAAAATTAAATTTTTTATATCCTACGATACAAGAACAAAATTATCTTGATGCAAAAAAAGCAGATATTAATGTTTTATTAAAAGAGAAATATGGTGATGATTATTTAGAAATATATCGAAAATTAAAAACATCAGAGGGAGATCAACTTTATATGTTTGACACCAATCATTTTACTAAATTTGGGGCTGATCAGGTAGCTCTAAAAATTATGGCAACGAAGCAGATTTTAAATATTTTAAATTGA
- a CDS encoding glycosyltransferase gives MEKKKILFVIESLTLAGSEKSLIALLNNLSPELYEIDLQLFQYGGELEQFVPDFVTVLSPLPYIEFVSKSLIKNFQSRNIKFLLAKLRYSIGLRFNKGNHSDKARLYWETVARSFSDQQKKYDIAIAYAQGIPTFYVMDKIMAARKVTWVNANMQFSKSNLKFQKKYYSQYDAIVPVSFLNQQHFEKIFPDLSDKLWLIPDMVDYITISKMSKFKDPDFNPETFNILTVSRLETGMKGLDIAVEAAKWLRETGKEFHWYFLGQGSFRPAMEVFIRNNHLENNITFLGTSANPYPFFKAADIYVQTSRSESYGISIAEARLLNKPIVTTRFDTVNMQMIHEKNGLVTDLNAGAVAEAIVRLMTDKELYNSIVEYLKTEEKENTEAVVLFDELIDTM, from the coding sequence ATGGAAAAGAAAAAAATTCTGTTTGTCATCGAGTCTTTGACGTTAGCCGGTAGTGAAAAGAGTTTAATCGCTCTGTTAAATAATTTGAGTCCGGAACTTTATGAAATCGACTTACAGTTGTTTCAGTATGGAGGCGAACTGGAACAGTTTGTACCTGATTTTGTAACGGTTTTGTCCCCATTGCCATACATTGAATTTGTAAGCAAATCACTCATTAAGAATTTCCAGTCAAGGAATATTAAATTTTTGCTTGCCAAATTGCGCTATTCCATAGGGTTGAGATTTAATAAAGGAAATCATTCGGACAAAGCAAGGCTGTATTGGGAAACTGTCGCAAGATCTTTTTCCGATCAGCAAAAAAAATACGATATAGCGATTGCTTATGCACAAGGTATTCCTACTTTTTATGTGATGGATAAAATAATGGCGGCAAGGAAAGTGACATGGGTAAATGCCAACATGCAGTTTTCGAAATCTAATTTGAAGTTTCAGAAAAAGTATTACAGTCAATATGATGCTATCGTCCCAGTTTCGTTTTTAAACCAACAGCATTTTGAAAAGATATTCCCGGATTTGTCTGACAAGTTATGGCTCATTCCTGACATGGTCGATTATATTACGATCTCAAAAATGTCAAAATTTAAAGACCCTGATTTTAATCCTGAAACTTTTAATATTTTAACCGTTTCCCGCCTCGAAACCGGAATGAAAGGTTTGGATATTGCTGTTGAAGCTGCGAAATGGCTTAGAGAAACAGGTAAAGAATTTCACTGGTATTTTTTGGGTCAAGGTTCGTTCAGACCTGCAATGGAAGTTTTTATAAGAAATAATCATTTGGAAAATAATATTACCTTTTTAGGAACTTCTGCAAATCCATATCCTTTTTTCAAAGCAGCAGATATATATGTTCAGACTTCTCGGTCGGAAAGTTATGGAATCTCCATTGCCGAGGCACGGTTGCTTAATAAGCCAATAGTGACTACGCGCTTTGATACTGTTAATATGCAGATGATACATGAAAAAAACGGTCTGGTAACCGATTTAAATGCAGGAGCAGTCGCAGAAGCCATCGTAAGGCTGATGACTGATAAAGAGTTGTATAATTCAATAGTAGAGTATCTTAAAACGGAGGAGAAGGAGAATACCGAAGCCGTGGTTCTTTTTGACGAACTGATCGACACGATGTAA
- a CDS encoding polysaccharide pyruvyl transferase family protein, giving the protein MGRKKILVDIYLAKNLGDDLFLDHLSHSFPNSDFVPFHPGGDYKVFFDNYKNIQQFPYSVIDRVAARLGNNKLKDYDWLSKSYDGLLFLGGGIFREEFYWKEVYNYRFMISKAFKSQGKNVFFSGCNFGPYESRDFVKAHHVLFQEVDHVQFRDQKSYKLFSSLNNIGYAPDLLWSYDLPTTIKTDNILGISIIDPRHKPQYKETYQEYIESHKELCEKYLQNGFEIKLFSFCEAEGDLEIAEEIAKDFPGIKILNYTTEITNYLKEIGSCSHFVAARFHAVIIAFKYGIPVIPVIYGDKTENLLIDLGLAKPYVYLDAMQAVLEAKFSTISVPQKKQLYSESKKHFDIEF; this is encoded by the coding sequence ATGGGTAGAAAGAAAATTTTAGTAGACATCTATTTAGCGAAAAATTTAGGCGATGATCTCTTTCTGGATCATTTGTCTCATTCTTTTCCCAATAGTGATTTTGTGCCTTTTCATCCGGGGGGTGATTACAAGGTTTTCTTCGATAATTACAAAAATATTCAACAATTTCCGTATTCCGTTATTGATAGAGTAGCGGCGCGGCTGGGAAATAATAAACTGAAAGATTATGATTGGTTAAGTAAATCCTATGATGGCTTATTATTTTTAGGTGGTGGCATCTTCAGAGAAGAATTCTATTGGAAAGAAGTTTATAACTATCGCTTTATGATTTCAAAGGCTTTCAAATCTCAAGGAAAGAATGTTTTTTTTAGTGGATGTAATTTTGGACCTTATGAAAGCAGGGATTTCGTTAAGGCGCATCACGTTCTCTTTCAAGAAGTTGATCATGTACAATTTAGAGATCAAAAATCTTACAAGTTGTTTTCAAGTCTTAATAATATAGGCTATGCGCCCGATCTCCTCTGGTCGTATGATTTACCTACAACTATTAAAACTGATAACATTTTAGGAATTTCCATTATTGATCCAAGACACAAGCCACAGTATAAAGAAACTTACCAAGAATACATTGAATCTCATAAAGAACTTTGTGAAAAATATCTTCAAAATGGATTTGAAATCAAGTTGTTTTCATTCTGTGAAGCAGAAGGAGATCTTGAAATCGCAGAGGAAATCGCAAAAGATTTTCCAGGAATTAAAATTTTAAATTACACTACAGAAATTACAAACTATCTAAAGGAAATTGGAAGTTGTAGTCATTTCGTGGCTGCACGCTTTCATGCGGTTATCATTGCTTTTAAATATGGAATCCCAGTAATTCCTGTCATCTATGGGGACAAAACAGAGAATTTATTAATAGATTTAGGTTTAGCAAAGCCCTATGTTTATTTAGATGCGATGCAAGCGGTGTTAGAGGCAAAATTCTCTACTATTTCTGTTCCTCAAAAAAAGCAACTTTACAGCGAAAGTAAAAAACATTTTGATATTGAATTTTAA